One window of the Janthinobacterium sp. PAMC25594 genome contains the following:
- the ccoP gene encoding cytochrome-c oxidase, cbb3-type subunit III → MADFTNGFWNIYIIVLSLLGIIGCGVLLYSQSKIKVVEGAPADGTTGHVWDEDLKELNTPMPRWWMWLFYITIVFALAYLFLYPGLGTYAGSLGWKSTGQYEEELKKAEADYGPLFNKYLSQDLKTVAADPQAQAIGQRLFLTYCAQCHGSDARGNKGFPNLTDKDWLYGGDPDIIKTTIMHGRNGQMPPMGAALGSEKDVENVAHYVLSLSGSTSDPVKSVLGKAKFGACMACHGADAKGNQMLGSPNLTDKIWLYGGSADTIMETIRKGRNNTMPAFSDFLGESKVHVLSAYVWSLSNPQTPVK, encoded by the coding sequence ATGGCTGACTTTACCAATGGCTTCTGGAATATCTACATCATCGTGCTGTCCCTGCTGGGCATCATCGGCTGCGGCGTGCTGCTGTACTCGCAGTCGAAAATCAAAGTGGTCGAAGGCGCGCCTGCCGACGGCACCACGGGCCACGTCTGGGACGAGGACTTGAAGGAACTCAATACGCCGATGCCGCGCTGGTGGATGTGGTTGTTCTACATCACCATCGTCTTCGCCCTGGCGTATCTGTTCCTGTACCCGGGCCTGGGCACCTATGCCGGCAGCCTGGGCTGGAAATCGACGGGCCAGTACGAGGAAGAGCTGAAGAAGGCGGAAGCCGACTACGGTCCCCTGTTCAACAAGTACCTGAGCCAGGACTTGAAGACGGTGGCCGCCGATCCGCAGGCGCAAGCCATCGGCCAGCGTCTGTTCCTGACCTACTGCGCGCAATGCCACGGTTCGGATGCGCGCGGCAACAAGGGCTTCCCCAACCTGACCGACAAGGACTGGCTGTATGGCGGTGATCCCGACATCATCAAGACCACCATCATGCACGGCCGCAATGGGCAGATGCCGCCGATGGGCGCCGCACTGGGTTCCGAAAAGGATGTCGAGAACGTGGCCCATTATGTGCTGAGCCTGTCCGGTTCCACCTCGGATCCCGTCAAGTCCGTGCTGGGCAAGGCCAAGTTCGGCGCCTGCATGGCCTGTCACGGCGCCGATGCGAAGGGCAACCAGATGCTCGGTTCGCCTAACCTGACGGACAAGATCTGGCTGTACGGCGGCAGTGCCGATACCATCATGGAAACCATCCGCAAGGGACGCAACAACACCATGCCGGCCTTCAGCGATTTCCTCGGCGAGTCCAAGGTCCACGTGCTGTCGGCGTATGTCTGGAGCCTGTCGAATCCTCAGACGCCCGTGAAATGA
- a CDS encoding FixH family protein gives MSDSLKLQPPVAPWYKHRWPWLLMIGPGLSVVVGSCMAYIAFTQPDALVVGDYYKQGKAINQDLRRDTIASDLAMDTSLSYDVASARLSGSVHSFGKAYQGPLQLHLAHATLPEKDIKLLVQPDAAGNFSVALPMLERSRWQVLVENDKREWRLSGIWTWPLQRSIALHADEEL, from the coding sequence ATGTCCGACAGTCTGAAACTGCAACCTCCCGTTGCACCGTGGTACAAGCATCGCTGGCCTTGGCTGCTGATGATCGGTCCCGGCCTGTCCGTGGTCGTCGGCAGCTGCATGGCGTATATCGCGTTTACGCAGCCCGATGCGCTGGTGGTAGGTGATTATTACAAGCAGGGCAAGGCGATCAACCAGGACTTGCGGCGCGACACGATCGCCAGCGACCTGGCGATGGATACCAGCCTGTCCTATGATGTGGCGTCAGCGCGCCTCAGTGGTTCCGTGCACAGCTTCGGCAAGGCTTATCAGGGTCCGTTGCAGCTGCATCTGGCGCATGCGACCCTGCCGGAAAAGGATATCAAGCTGCTGGTGCAGCCCGATGCGGCCGGCAATTTTTCCGTAGCGCTGCCGATGCTCGAACGCAGCCGCTGGCAAGTACTGGTGGAAAACGACAAACGCGAGTGGCGCCTGTCCGGCATCTGGACCTGGCCGCTGCAGCGCAGCATCGCGCTGCACGCCGATGAAGAGCTGTAA
- a CDS encoding response regulator: MKPLGIKVKVALATSLTSIAMIALVTMIQLQHMRADFTRVLLSQQSALITRTAAELDDKLGMLLQIVTLTARQQPPELIGQPAQLREYYSRRAMLVLFDDVLVLDAHGAVVADMPLVTGRIGINVAEREYFQTVLRTRQPMITEPMLGKSSGMPIVQMVAPVLTADGQVAGVVIGVLRLYKDNLLGRLRSEKIGKSGYYFILTRGAVPRYVLHPDTDRLLQPRQPNANLTTTQLLKNDSEGSMVSTNSRGITAVNSFKRLKSVNWLLAASLPLDDAFEPFDGVLYRLVLWSTLASLLAAAVLGWVTVRLLSPLVRLRDTLRALHTSGSRFTPVPVQQRDEIGELTEAFNGLMSERDRLQQELESRAAELEQERDRAEAANRAKSDFVANMSHEIRTPLNAVLGMVYLLGNTRLDTEQRKYLTMVRVAGQSLLGILNDVLDYSKIEARRMELSPVEFDLDEVMNTLATTMTMNAGEKELELAIAVEPDVPRRLVGDAQRLQQILVNLAGNAIKFTESGEVVVAVSLTEKENGRAWLRFEVRDTGIGMTDLQQQQLFAAFSQGDQSITRRFGGTGLGLAISKQLIHMMGGDIAVASSEGKGSRFWFSVPFEMLAQPAETRRTPALGQLRLLVADDNRTTRELIVKLIEAWGWLADEVDSGFAAIELYRERLAQQQPYDVVLADWHMPVMDGLATAKAIRQAASGQRQPIVVMVNAFARNHLEEISSAAEADVVLMKPITGSSLFDALHQALIAKNDGGEQRILHQPLGTELAGVHFLLVEDNHLNQAVARGILEHMGATLDVVGDGLQAVERLRTEALRYDIVLMDMQMPVMDGFSATHIIRTELRLNLPVIAMTAGVLASERERCMTAGISDFIAKPVVVEEMMGVILRHLPKRPPVQTAGPVPLADEEVFSMAPLMRVMGRDAKGRGVLRRMVEDALNKGMTPVRDAETALQAGRHSDVARILHGVRGSVGTLGTKRLIRAAFATEEAIDAGRLDEVPSLLAHTAQELELALAAAADWLSRLKD; the protein is encoded by the coding sequence ATGAAGCCACTCGGCATCAAAGTAAAAGTCGCGCTGGCCACCAGCCTGACCTCGATCGCCATGATCGCGCTGGTCACCATGATCCAGCTGCAGCACATGCGCGCCGACTTCACCCGAGTACTGCTGAGCCAGCAATCTGCCCTGATCACCCGTACCGCTGCCGAACTCGACGACAAGCTGGGCATGCTGCTGCAGATCGTCACGCTGACGGCCAGGCAGCAGCCGCCGGAATTGATCGGCCAGCCCGCCCAATTGCGCGAATACTATTCGCGCCGCGCGATGCTGGTGCTGTTCGACGACGTGCTGGTGCTCGATGCGCACGGCGCCGTCGTGGCCGACATGCCGCTGGTCACGGGCCGCATCGGCATCAACGTGGCCGAGCGCGAATATTTCCAGACCGTCTTGCGCACGCGCCAGCCCATGATCACCGAGCCGATGCTGGGCAAATCGAGCGGCATGCCCATCGTGCAGATGGTCGCGCCCGTGCTCACGGCCGATGGCCAGGTGGCCGGCGTGGTGATCGGCGTGCTGCGCCTGTACAAGGACAACCTGCTGGGACGCCTGCGTTCGGAAAAGATCGGCAAGAGCGGCTATTACTTCATCCTCACGCGCGGCGCCGTGCCGCGTTACGTGCTGCACCCCGATACCGACCGCTTGCTGCAGCCACGCCAGCCGAACGCCAACCTGACGACGACCCAGCTGCTGAAGAACGATAGCGAAGGCAGCATGGTCAGCACCAACAGCCGCGGCATCACGGCCGTCAACAGCTTCAAGCGCCTGAAATCGGTGAACTGGCTGCTGGCCGCCTCGCTGCCCCTCGACGATGCCTTCGAACCGTTCGATGGCGTGCTGTACCGGCTGGTGCTGTGGAGCACCCTCGCCTCGCTGCTGGCCGCAGCCGTTCTGGGCTGGGTCACCGTGCGCCTGCTGTCGCCGCTGGTACGCCTGCGCGACACCCTGCGGGCGCTGCACACCAGCGGCAGCCGCTTCACCCCCGTGCCGGTGCAGCAGCGCGACGAGATCGGCGAACTGACGGAAGCGTTCAACGGCCTGATGAGCGAACGCGACCGCCTGCAGCAGGAACTCGAATCGCGCGCGGCGGAACTGGAACAGGAGCGCGACCGGGCCGAGGCGGCCAACCGGGCGAAGAGCGATTTCGTGGCCAACATGAGCCATGAAATCCGCACGCCCCTCAATGCCGTGCTGGGCATGGTGTACTTATTGGGCAATACCAGGCTCGATACGGAACAGCGCAAGTATCTGACCATGGTGCGCGTGGCGGGCCAGTCGCTGCTGGGCATCCTCAACGACGTGCTCGACTATTCGAAGATCGAGGCGCGCCGCATGGAATTGTCGCCCGTCGAATTCGACCTCGACGAAGTCATGAACACGCTGGCCACGACGATGACCATGAATGCGGGTGAAAAGGAGCTGGAACTGGCCATCGCCGTCGAGCCCGACGTGCCGCGCCGCCTGGTGGGCGATGCCCAGCGCCTGCAGCAGATCCTCGTCAATTTGGCCGGCAACGCCATCAAGTTCACCGAGAGCGGCGAAGTGGTGGTGGCCGTCAGCCTGACCGAGAAAGAGAACGGCCGCGCCTGGCTGCGCTTCGAAGTGCGCGACACGGGCATCGGCATGACGGACCTGCAGCAACAGCAACTGTTTGCCGCCTTTTCACAGGGCGACCAGAGCATCACGCGGCGCTTCGGCGGCACGGGCCTGGGCCTGGCCATCAGCAAGCAGCTGATCCACATGATGGGTGGCGATATCGCCGTGGCCAGCAGCGAAGGCAAGGGCAGCCGCTTCTGGTTCAGCGTGCCGTTCGAGATGCTGGCGCAGCCGGCCGAAACGCGGCGCACGCCGGCCCTGGGCCAGCTGCGCCTGCTGGTGGCCGACGATAACCGCACCACGCGCGAACTGATCGTCAAACTGATCGAGGCCTGGGGCTGGCTGGCCGACGAAGTGGACTCCGGCTTTGCCGCCATCGAACTGTACCGCGAACGCCTGGCGCAGCAACAACCATACGACGTGGTGCTGGCCGACTGGCACATGCCCGTCATGGACGGCCTGGCCACGGCCAAGGCCATCCGCCAGGCGGCCAGCGGCCAGCGCCAGCCCATCGTGGTGATGGTCAACGCCTTCGCCCGCAACCACCTGGAGGAAATCTCCAGCGCCGCCGAGGCCGATGTCGTGCTGATGAAGCCGATCACGGGCTCGAGCCTGTTCGATGCCCTGCACCAGGCGCTGATCGCCAAGAACGACGGCGGCGAGCAGCGCATCCTGCACCAGCCGCTGGGCACAGAGCTGGCCGGCGTGCATTTCCTGCTGGTGGAAGACAATCATTTGAACCAGGCCGTGGCGCGCGGCATCCTCGAACACATGGGCGCCACGCTGGACGTGGTGGGCGACGGCTTGCAAGCCGTGGAACGGCTGCGCACGGAAGCGCTGCGCTACGACATCGTGCTGATGGACATGCAGATGCCCGTCATGGACGGCTTCAGCGCCACCCACATCATCCGCACGGAACTGCGCTTGAACTTGCCCGTGATCGCCATGACGGCCGGCGTGCTGGCGTCCGAACGCGAGCGCTGCATGACGGCCGGCATCAGCGATTTCATCGCCAAGCCCGTGGTGGTGGAAGAGATGATGGGAGTCATCCTGCGCCACCTGCCGAAGCGCCCGCCCGTGCAGACGGCCGGGCCGGTGCCCCTTGCCGATGAGGAAGTATTTTCCATGGCGCCGCTGATGCGCGTGATGGGCCGCGATGCGAAAGGGCGCGGCGTGCTGCGGCGCATGGTGGAAGACGCGCTGAACAAGGGCATGACGCCCGTGCGCGACGCCGAAACGGCGTTGCAGGCGGGCCGCCACAGCGACGTGGCGCGCATCCTGCACGGCGTGCGCGGCTCCGTCGGCACCCTGGGCACGAAACGCCTGATCCGCGCCGCGTTCGCCACCGAGGAAGCCATCGACGCGGGCCGCCTGGACGAGGTGCCAAGCCTGCTGGCGCACACGGCGCAGGAACTGGAACTGGCGCTGGCGGCGGCGGCGGATTGGTTGTCCAGGCTGAAGGATTAA
- the fnr gene encoding fumarate/nitrate reduction transcriptional regulator Fnr — protein sequence MTEALLTPTMPTVTVEALRARCSTCSMHQLCLPMGLDVGDMDRLDQIIGRRRKIVRGASLFRIGDSFQNLYAIRLGHFKTYQINPGGEEQVTGFQMAGELLGMDAISADRHHCNAVALEDSEVCEIPFSSLEQLLGNMPTLLRHFHRMMSQEITREQSVMLLLGNMQATQRFAAFIVNLASRYEARGYSASKFQLRMSREEIGNYLGLTIESVSRLLSKFKKEGWLRVSNREIEILQPAKLKAITAGTDVCK from the coding sequence ATGACTGAAGCGCTACTCACTCCCACCATGCCCACAGTGACCGTGGAAGCGTTGCGTGCGCGATGCTCGACCTGCAGCATGCATCAATTGTGCCTGCCAATGGGCCTCGATGTGGGCGACATGGACAGGCTGGACCAGATCATCGGCCGCCGCCGCAAGATCGTGCGCGGTGCCTCGCTGTTCCGCATCGGCGACTCGTTCCAGAACCTGTACGCGATCCGCCTGGGGCACTTCAAGACGTACCAGATCAATCCGGGCGGCGAAGAGCAGGTGACGGGTTTCCAGATGGCTGGCGAACTGCTGGGCATGGATGCCATCAGCGCCGACCGCCACCACTGTAATGCGGTGGCGCTGGAAGACAGCGAAGTGTGTGAAATTCCTTTTTCCAGCCTGGAACAATTGCTGGGCAATATGCCGACCCTGCTGCGCCATTTCCATCGCATGATGAGCCAGGAAATCACGCGCGAACAAAGCGTCATGCTGTTGCTGGGCAATATGCAGGCGACCCAGCGTTTTGCCGCCTTTATCGTCAACCTGGCCTCGCGCTATGAAGCGCGCGGCTATTCGGCCAGCAAATTTCAGCTGCGCATGTCGCGCGAGGAAATCGGCAATTACCTGGGGCTGACCATCGAGAGCGTCAGCCGTTTATTGTCGAAATTCAAGAAGGAAGGCTGGCTGCGCGTCTCCAACCGCGAGATCGAGATCTTGCAGCCGGCCAAACTGAAGGCCATTACGGCCGGTACCGACGTCTGCAAATAA
- the ccoO gene encoding cytochrome-c oxidase, cbb3-type subunit II, translating to MKFSHAWIERNPWLLIALVTVVISIGGAVEIVPLFFQKSTTEPIAGLKPYSPLRLAGRDIYVREGCYNCHSQMVRPLRAETERYGHYSVAGEFVYDRPFQWGSKRTGPDLARVGARYSDEWHRTHLNNPRDVVPESNMPAYPWLAKTKLVPDDIMPKMRALKRLGQPYSDAEITAGPAQLQDKTEEDALVAYLQGLGTLIKTRN from the coding sequence ATGAAATTTTCACATGCATGGATTGAGAGAAACCCCTGGCTGCTGATCGCCCTGGTCACGGTAGTGATCAGCATCGGCGGCGCCGTCGAGATCGTTCCCCTGTTCTTCCAGAAGAGCACGACGGAGCCGATCGCCGGCCTGAAGCCGTATTCGCCGCTGCGCCTGGCGGGCCGCGACATTTACGTGCGCGAAGGCTGCTACAACTGCCACTCGCAGATGGTGCGTCCGCTGCGCGCGGAAACGGAACGCTATGGCCACTATTCGGTCGCTGGCGAGTTCGTCTACGACCGTCCGTTCCAGTGGGGTTCCAAGCGCACGGGGCCGGACCTGGCCCGCGTGGGTGCCCGCTACAGCGATGAATGGCACCGCACGCACTTGAACAATCCGCGCGACGTGGTGCCCGAGTCGAACATGCCGGCCTACCCATGGCTGGCGAAGACCAAGCTGGTGCCTGACGACATCATGCCGAAGATGCGCGCCCTGAAACGCCTGGGCCAGCCGTACAGCGATGCGGAAATCACCGCCGGCCCGGCGCAGCTGCAGGACAAGACGGAAGAAGACGCCCTGGTCGCCTATCTGCAAGGCCTCGGTACATTAATCAAAACAAGGAATTAG
- a CDS encoding cbb3-type cytochrome c oxidase subunit 3 encodes MAIENLFDSASSVMTVVSFTTFVGILWWTFSRSNSDFDAAARLPFDDEALDYAADAAPAQGERNHG; translated from the coding sequence ATGGCAATCGAAAACCTGTTTGACAGCGCCAGCAGCGTCATGACGGTGGTTTCCTTTACGACGTTCGTAGGTATCCTGTGGTGGACGTTCAGCCGCAGCAATAGCGACTTCGACGCGGCGGCGCGCCTGCCGTTCGACGACGAGGCGCTCGACTACGCGGCCGATGCCGCGCCGGCACAAGGGGAGCGCAACCATGGCTGA
- the ccoG gene encoding cytochrome c oxidase accessory protein CcoG has product MEPQVIKMYAAREQIYPREAKGRYATWRWVCVWLTQLAFYGLPWLTWNGRQALLFDLTTRKFYIFGVVLWPQDFIYLAALLIICAYLLFLVTAIAGRVWCGFSCPQTVYTEIFLWVERRIEGTRSARMALDKQGPSVRKAVKKTAKHLVWGAIALWTGFTFVGYFTPIKELAQAVTTLNFGPWEWFWVLFYSLATYGNAGWLREQVCKYMCPYARFQSAMFDQDTLIITYDAKRGEPRGAISKKAGNNDKLGDCIDCTLCVQVCPTGIDIRNGLQYECIGCAACVDACNTVMDKVERPRGLVRYSTDHAMENNFNSKQIRQRAMRPRVLIYTSILALIIIAVCTSLALRTPLKMDVIRDRGSMGREVEDGMIENVYRLQIMNTSEQTQHFKISASGLPGLTLLTREEVTLQPTETLGWPIRLRVPHGVGEKGSNKIAIELHSLDDPSLHVRESAVFIVPR; this is encoded by the coding sequence ATGGAACCTCAAGTCATCAAGATGTATGCGGCCCGCGAGCAGATCTACCCTCGCGAGGCCAAAGGACGCTACGCTACCTGGCGATGGGTATGCGTATGGCTTACCCAGCTGGCGTTCTACGGCTTGCCGTGGTTGACCTGGAATGGCAGGCAAGCCCTGCTGTTCGATTTGACCACGCGCAAGTTCTACATTTTCGGCGTCGTGCTGTGGCCCCAGGATTTCATCTATCTGGCGGCCCTGCTGATCATCTGTGCGTATTTGTTGTTCCTCGTCACGGCCATTGCCGGGCGGGTGTGGTGCGGGTTCTCTTGCCCGCAAACGGTATACACGGAAATCTTCCTGTGGGTCGAACGCCGCATCGAGGGCACGCGCAGCGCGCGCATGGCCCTCGACAAGCAGGGGCCCTCCGTGCGCAAGGCCGTCAAGAAGACGGCCAAGCACCTGGTATGGGGCGCCATCGCCCTGTGGACGGGCTTTACCTTTGTCGGCTACTTCACGCCGATCAAGGAACTGGCGCAGGCGGTGACCACCCTCAATTTCGGTCCCTGGGAATGGTTCTGGGTCTTGTTCTACAGCCTGGCAACCTACGGCAACGCGGGCTGGCTGCGCGAGCAGGTGTGCAAATACATGTGCCCCTACGCGCGCTTCCAGAGCGCCATGTTCGACCAGGACACCCTGATCATCACTTACGATGCCAAGCGCGGCGAACCGCGTGGCGCCATCAGCAAGAAGGCCGGCAACAACGACAAGCTCGGCGATTGCATCGACTGCACGCTGTGCGTGCAGGTGTGTCCGACCGGCATCGATATCCGCAACGGCCTGCAGTATGAATGCATCGGCTGCGCCGCCTGCGTCGATGCCTGCAATACCGTGATGGACAAGGTCGAGCGGCCACGGGGACTGGTACGCTACAGTACCGACCATGCGATGGAAAACAACTTCAATTCGAAGCAGATACGCCAGCGCGCCATGCGCCCGCGCGTCTTGATCTACACTTCCATCCTGGCCCTGATCATCATCGCCGTGTGTACCTCGCTGGCCCTGCGCACGCCCCTGAAAATGGACGTGATCCGCGACCGCGGTTCGATGGGACGCGAAGTGGAAGACGGCATGATCGAAAACGTCTACCGCCTGCAGATCATGAACACGTCCGAGCAAACCCAGCATTTCAAAATCAGCGCTTCCGGCTTGCCGGGCCTGACCTTGCTGACGCGCGAAGAGGTGACCTTGCAGCCGACGGAAACGCTGGGCTGGCCGATCCGCCTGCGCGTGCCGCACGGCGTGGGAGAAAAGGGGTCGAACAAGATTGCGATCGAATTGCACTCGCTGGACGACCCATCGCTGCATGTGCGTGAAAGCGCGGTCTTCATCGTGCCGCGGTGA